A part of Lacerta agilis isolate rLacAgi1 chromosome 7, rLacAgi1.pri, whole genome shotgun sequence genomic DNA contains:
- the LOC117049509 gene encoding protocadherin gamma-A6-like: MEGIQRLWNCRKVILQCLFMMFSWKAVSGQIHYSIPEEMHKGSSVGNVAKDLGMDGKELPDHGLRIVYPVGMIQYFSLNANNGHLQISERIDREEICREAEKCILKFQVLVESELKLYGIEVEITDINDNAPHFPLWEQELEISEASIPGFQIPLPEAQDPDWGINSVQSYQLTGSSHFALHVQTEENGVRLVELVLEKSLDREEQSAYDLLLTATDGGDPIRSGTLQIHIVVLDANDNAPVFSQPLYEVSVNENIPKWSTVLTVRATDMDEGINGDIKYSFHKITKRDSQMFLLNSTTGEIILIGNLDYEESSLYAFEIQAKDGGRLSDRSKVVISIMDLNDNAPELSVTFATNTILESSPSQTVIAILNVQDRDSGINGKITCSIPSNLPFQLKKSMDNFYTLVTDGALDREQVSVFNITVTVTDHGVPPLSTVTVITLHVLDTNDNPPLFEKTDYTFYFVENNQRGAMVSSLRANDLDWEENARITYSITDDQRSDSRLSSYLSINSETGVIYALTSFDYEEFREIQFRVKAQDGGSPPLSSNVSVTLFILDQNDNAPQILYPSMPTDGSTGIELAPRSSEPGYLVTKVVAVDADSGQNAWLSYQLIKATEPGLFTLGLHTGEIRTARFFLEKDALKQSLVVLVKDNGQPPLSASATLTVVLADTIPAILSDLSSISAPVEPPSDLTFYLVLAVAFVSCLFFTFLLVLLAIKLHRWRNSQLLESGNVNFSGAPISQFVGIDGVRAFLHSYCQEVSLTTDSRKVNYSNTLSNKEASEAKDPILPGEDVNLNNEGLIIVQVSKQF, from the coding sequence ATGGAAGGAATTCAGAGGCTGTGGAACTGCAGAAAGGTAATCCTCCAGTGccttttcatgatgttttcttggAAGGCAGTTTCTGGGCAGATCCACTACTCCATTCCAGAAGAGATGCACAAAGGCTCTTCCGTGGGGAATGTTGCAAAGGACCTGGGAATGGATGGCAAGGAGCTCCCAGACCATGGACTTCGCATTGTTTATCCTGTAGGTATGATTCAGTACTTTTCTTTGAATGCCAACAATGGCCATTTGCAGATATCTGAGAGAATAGATAGAGAGGAAATctgcagagaggcagagaaatgtattttaaagtttcAGGTTCTTGTTGAAAGCGAATTGAAGCTTTATGGAATTGAAGTGGAAATTACAGATATAAATGATAATGCTCCCCACTTCCCTCTATGGGAACAGGAGCTGGAAATCAGTGAGGCATCTATACCTGGATTCCAGATCCCTCTTCCTGAAGCTCAAGATCCAGATTGGGGGATAAATTCAGTGCAGAGCTACCAACTCACAGGCAGTAGCCATTTTGCTTTGCATGtgcaaacagaagaaaatggTGTCAGGCTTGTTGAACTTGTGTTGGAGAAGTCACTGGACAGAGAGGAACAATCAGCTTATGATCTGCTCCTCACAGCTACTGATGGAGGTGATCCCATCAGGTCTGGCACATTACAAATCCACATCGTTGTCCTTGATGCAAATGACAATGCACCAGTTTTCAGCCAACCTCTCTATGAAGTGAGTGTCAATGAGAATATTCCCAAGTGGTCCACAGTTTTGACAGTGAGAGCGACTGATATGGATGAAGGAATCAATGGAGACATTAAATACTCTTTCCACAAAATCACAAAGAGAGACTCCCAAATGTTTCTGTTAAATTCCACAACAGGTGAAATCATCCTTATTGGGAATCTTGATTATGAGGAATCATCTTTATATGCATTTGAGATACAAGCAAAAGATGGAGGAAGGCTGAGTGACAGATCAAAAGTTGTGATATCTATTATGGATCTGAATGACAATGCACCTGAATTATCAGTTACCTTTGCCACCAACACCATACTTGAAAGTTCACCATCACAAACGGTAATTGCCATTTTAAATGTCCAAGACCGAGATTCAGGAATCAATGGGAAAATCACATGTTCAATCCCTAGCAACCTCCCTTTCCAGCTAAAGAAGTCCATGGATAACTTTTACACTTTGGTGACTGATGGTGCCCTTGACAGAGAACAGGTGTCAGTCTTCAATATTACTGTCACTGTTACTGACCATGGAGTCCCCCCTCTCTCCACAGTCACAGTTATCACACTTCATGTTTTAGACACCAATGACAACCCACCCCTCTTTGAAAAAACAGACTATACTTTCTATTTTGTTGAGAATAACCAAAGAGGAGCAATGGTCTCTTCCTTAAGAGCAAATGATCTTGACTGGGAAGAAAATGCCAGAATAACATATTCCATCACTGATGACCAAAGAAGTGACTCCCGCCTCTCCTCCTACCTCTCCATTAACTCTGAGACGGGGGTTATATATGCTCTGACCTCCTTCGATTATGAAGAGTTTCGAGAAATTCAGTTCCGTGTAAAGGCCCAGGACGGAGGTTCTCCACCACTCAGCTCCAACGTCTCAGTGACTCTCTTCATCCTGGACCAGAATGACAATGCTCCCCAAATCCTGTACCCCTCCATGCCCACTGATGGCTCCACGGGGATAGAGTTGGCCCCTCGCTCCTCTGAGCCAGGCTACCTGGTCACTAAGGTGGTGGCCGTGGATGCGGACTCTGGCCAGAATGCCTGGCTCTCCTACCAGCTGATCAAGGCCACTGAGCCAGGGCTCTTCACTCTGGGGCTTCACACGGGAGAGATCAGGACGGCCCGTTTCTTCCTGGAGAAAGATGCCCTCAAGCAAAGCTTGGTCGTTTTAGTGAAGGACAATGGGCAGCCACCGCTCTCTGCTTCAGCCACTCTGACTGTGGTGCTGGCTGACACCATCCCTGCAatcctctcagacctgagcagcatcTCAGCTCCTGTAGAGCCTCCGTCAGACCTCACCTTCTACCTGGTCCTTGCAGTGGCTTTTGTCTCCTGCTTGTTCTTCACTTTCCTCCTTGTGTTACTGGCCATCAAGTTGCACAGGTGGAGAAATTCTCAGCTGCTTGAGTCGGGGAATGTGAATTTCAGTGGCGCTCCTATCTCACAGTTTGTGGGGATTGATGGAGTTCGAGCATTTCTGCACTCCTACTGCCAGGAGGTTTCTCTCACTACAGACTCTAGAAAGGTAAATTATTCCAATACTCTGAGCAATAAAGAAGCTAGTGAGGCAAAGGATCCAATCCTACCTGGTGAAGATGTAAACTTGAACAATGAAGGCTTAATCATAGTCCAGGTGAGCAAACAATTTTAG